The genome window ATTATCTCACCACCAAGTTCTTTATACCTTTTTACTATATCAAAGTCGGGAATTGGTGAAAAAAGATCGCCCCGATAACCTTGAGAATTTATTTCTATACCTTTCCCGTCTAAGATTACGTTTTTCAATATTGAATCAATCAAATCACAAAAATCATCATATCTTAATGACCTGTCATCATAACTACAATACCTTCTGATATATCCTATATGCCCTATAACATCGTAATTTTTAAAATTCCTTACTCCGAATTCTATTTCTTGAAGATATCTGGAAAAAGATTTTTGTTTTGTTTTACCTTTGTAATATTCACCTGTATAAGGATCAACTCTATCGATTACATGTATGGATGCTATAACAAAATCAAATCCATATTTTTCGACTATTTCTACAGTTTCACTAATAACATGGGGTTGAATACCAACTTCTATACCTTTTATTACCTTTATCTTTTTAATGTAATCGTTTTTTATGCGGTCCATTATATTGGAATAGCTGTTAAAATCTATATTAAATAAAGAATTATAGTCAGGATAATCCAAATCAAGGTGATCAGTAAAAGCTATTCCATCCAGAC of Clostridia bacterium contains these proteins:
- a CDS encoding histidinol-phosphatase HisJ family protein, encoding MFDCHVHSNFSGDSQMPVEKACEAAINIGLDGIAFTDHLDLDYPDYNSLFNIDFNSYSNIMDRIKNDYIKKIKVIKGIEVGIQPHVISETVEIVEKYGFDFVIASIHVIDRVDPYTGEYYKGKTKQKSFSRYLQEIEFGVRNFKNYDVIGHIGYIRRYCSYDDRSLRYDDFCDLIDSILKNVILDGKGIEINSQGYRGDLFSPIPDFDIVKRYKELGGEIITIGSDAHYPEHVGHSFDVVREMLVDMDIKYTAHFENRKPVFDKL